From Denitrovibrio acetiphilus DSM 12809, the proteins below share one genomic window:
- a CDS encoding thiamine phosphate synthase, with amino-acid sequence MKIMQILDYETFGERFIDIAGQCAPYADVIWFRIKERALVDEKAGRLREALPDTFLSLSLDAQTASKYGYDAVQLGKDSYIESVRRDFPKLRIGYSAHSMDELESKGVDYFTLSPIFFTKKNYEVKPLGTVDVSHIDSEIYALGGISSENINRLKGKGFAGVAGISFYREIKLLRSQCLLK; translated from the coding sequence ATGAAGATAATGCAGATTCTTGATTATGAAACTTTTGGTGAAAGATTTATTGATATAGCCGGACAGTGTGCGCCCTATGCTGATGTGATATGGTTTCGTATAAAAGAGAGGGCACTTGTGGACGAGAAAGCAGGGAGGCTGCGGGAAGCTTTGCCGGATACTTTTCTTTCACTTTCTCTGGATGCGCAGACAGCGTCCAAATACGGCTATGATGCTGTACAGCTAGGCAAAGACAGCTATATTGAAAGTGTGCGCAGAGATTTTCCGAAGCTTAGGATAGGTTATTCCGCACATTCAATGGACGAGCTGGAGTCAAAGGGTGTAGATTATTTTACTCTGAGCCCGATCTTTTTCACGAAAAAAAACTATGAAGTTAAACCACTTGGCACAGTTGATGTTTCGCATATTGATAGCGAGATTTATGCACTCGGAGGAATCAGCTCAGAGAATATCAACAGGCTTAAGGGAAAAGGTTTTGCAGGGGTGGCGGGAATATCTTTTTACAGAGAGATAAAGCTACTTAGAAGCCAGTGCTTGTTGAAATAG
- a CDS encoding acyl-CoA thioesterase: MILTRDVPLQIYAYDVDYMGIVHNIVYLRWLEKIRTDFLNEHYSITDAINTGISPIIAKTEMTYHRPVRITDRAFAHLKVEEIGRSKWVISMEIHVEGELYFRADQSGMFYDINKRRPARTPAHVRELFQQALASK, encoded by the coding sequence ATGATACTGACAAGAGATGTTCCGCTTCAGATATACGCATACGATGTTGATTACATGGGTATAGTGCATAACATAGTCTATCTGCGCTGGCTGGAGAAGATCAGAACTGACTTCCTGAATGAACACTACTCCATCACTGATGCTATCAACACCGGTATATCGCCAATCATTGCAAAAACTGAGATGACATATCACAGACCTGTACGAATAACAGACAGAGCTTTCGCCCACCTTAAGGTTGAAGAGATAGGTAGGTCAAAATGGGTTATCAGTATGGAGATACATGTTGAAGGCGAGCTGTACTTCAGAGCGGATCAATCCGGCATGTTCTATGACATAAACAAAAGACGTCCTGCAAGGACACCAGCCCATGTCAGAGAGCTATTTCAACAAGCACTGGCTTCTAAGTAG
- a CDS encoding YajQ family cyclic di-GMP-binding protein: MASFDVVNELDLQELDNAVNLVRKEADSRYDFRGSNTEIDLNKKDKVIKIITSDDMKVQAIKEMLVKHASKRGIDGRVFEFGEPENTSKGARKFEIKAVEGLGKDNAKKIVKMIKELKLKVNPSIMDDRVRVEGKKLDDLQQVMHMLKASELDVPLQYVNMK, encoded by the coding sequence ATGGCTTCATTTGACGTCGTAAACGAATTAGATCTGCAGGAACTCGATAACGCTGTAAACCTTGTGCGTAAAGAGGCAGACAGCAGATATGATTTCCGTGGTTCAAATACAGAGATTGATCTGAACAAGAAAGACAAGGTAATCAAAATCATCACAAGCGATGATATGAAAGTGCAGGCTATCAAAGAGATGCTGGTTAAGCATGCATCAAAAAGAGGGATAGATGGACGTGTCTTTGAATTTGGCGAACCGGAAAACACATCTAAAGGAGCCCGTAAGTTTGAAATTAAGGCTGTTGAGGGGCTTGGCAAGGACAACGCTAAGAAGATAGTGAAAATGATAAAAGAGCTGAAGCTTAAGGTGAATCCGTCCATTATGGATGACCGTGTCCGTGTGGAAGGCAAAAAACTTGATGATCTTCAGCAGGTTATGCACATGCTTAAAGCGTCCGAGCTTGATGTCCCGCTCCAGTATGTAAATATGAAATAA
- a CDS encoding molybdopterin-dependent oxidoreductase, whose protein sequence is MNFFCSKDCPDLCGVKATVTSDGYKFSGVQEKWSPTGFVCSKFKVFAEREINNGLTSWQVIDNVKTEYPDNGTAIEKMAEFLNEFKDKKILYMRGSGSLAYNMCYWDVFFSQFPDCAGTTGGPCDETGGDAHEEDFGVLLNPPASNLEKARTIILYGKNAAVSSQHLYAYLKDMKKKGRKIIYIDPVKTKTSKIADKYIAINPSCDGILACALLCAMGLESGHDINSLISKTGVSSADFELLLSEISAGQCAHIQGFGIQRHANGMNAYQWINRLAVKTGSEDMLYYSHSSKRLWTKQKTTFKNYIHVDKIAESLADGNFDLFVNAAANPAMTYPDTNLWTRGLSRTKTLVIDTNNTETSAHADFFLKVGGMFSQADFMGSYFFPHSYTREKLTDEISDSEAAAMLAARLGLKIEVKAEAEVPRKEQENRKYKTAELPLIMPEEGEGFKLLTSSHHSYLNSQILPGMEKGRQVVFINEKDAEELGIKTGDDVRVCGKTGGYKAEAVVTEGIVRQTIMSWKSIPMKDGCVNSAIRNKLTDSGNGLVLYGQYVEVKKI, encoded by the coding sequence ATGAATTTCTTTTGCAGCAAAGACTGCCCCGACCTTTGTGGTGTTAAGGCAACAGTAACATCAGATGGATATAAGTTTAGCGGAGTTCAGGAGAAATGGTCTCCGACCGGATTTGTATGTTCAAAGTTTAAAGTATTCGCAGAGCGCGAGATCAATAACGGACTTACCTCATGGCAGGTCATAGATAATGTGAAAACGGAATATCCGGACAATGGCACTGCTATTGAAAAAATGGCTGAATTCCTGAATGAATTCAAGGATAAAAAAATTCTTTATATGCGCGGCTCCGGCAGTCTGGCATATAATATGTGCTACTGGGATGTTTTCTTCTCACAGTTTCCAGACTGCGCAGGGACAACAGGCGGACCATGCGACGAGACAGGCGGGGATGCTCACGAAGAAGACTTCGGAGTTTTGTTAAATCCCCCTGCATCTAACCTTGAAAAGGCACGGACGATAATACTCTACGGCAAAAATGCCGCCGTCAGCAGTCAACACCTATACGCTTACCTGAAGGACATGAAAAAGAAAGGCAGAAAAATCATCTATATCGACCCTGTGAAGACCAAAACGTCAAAGATCGCAGATAAGTATATAGCTATCAACCCTTCTTGTGACGGGATTCTCGCCTGTGCACTCCTGTGTGCCATGGGGCTTGAATCAGGACATGATATAAACTCGCTCATAAGCAAAACCGGAGTAAGCAGTGCTGATTTTGAATTGCTGCTGAGTGAAATAAGTGCCGGACAGTGTGCCCACATACAGGGTTTCGGTATACAGCGTCACGCAAACGGCATGAACGCCTATCAGTGGATAAACAGGCTGGCAGTTAAAACCGGAAGTGAAGATATGCTCTACTACAGTCACAGCTCAAAACGACTGTGGACAAAACAAAAAACAACTTTTAAAAATTATATACATGTTGATAAGATAGCGGAAAGTCTGGCAGATGGAAATTTTGATCTGTTTGTAAACGCGGCAGCAAACCCCGCAATGACATATCCCGACACAAACCTTTGGACACGGGGGCTCTCCCGCACAAAAACTCTCGTCATAGACACCAACAATACAGAAACATCAGCCCATGCTGATTTCTTTCTGAAAGTTGGCGGGATGTTTTCTCAGGCTGACTTCATGGGGAGTTACTTCTTTCCGCATTCATACACCAGAGAAAAGCTTACTGACGAAATAAGCGACTCAGAAGCTGCTGCAATGCTTGCCGCACGTCTCGGATTAAAAATTGAAGTCAAAGCGGAAGCAGAAGTACCCCGCAAAGAGCAGGAAAACAGAAAATACAAAACAGCGGAACTGCCGCTGATTATGCCGGAGGAAGGAGAGGGATTTAAACTGCTGACATCCTCTCATCACTCGTATCTTAATTCTCAGATACTGCCCGGCATGGAAAAGGGCAGGCAAGTTGTATTTATCAATGAGAAAGATGCAGAAGAACTCGGCATCAAAACAGGCGACGACGTTCGCGTCTGCGGCAAAACAGGCGGCTACAAGGCTGAAGCTGTTGTCACCGAAGGCATTGTTCGTCAAACTATAATGAGCTGGAAAAGCATACCGATGAAAGACGGCTGCGTAAACAGCGCCATCAGAAACAAACTCACAGATTCAGGGAACGGTCTTGTCCTCTATGGACAATATGTTGAGGTAAAAAAGATATGA
- a CDS encoding phosphoglucomutase/phosphomannomutase alpha/beta/alpha domain I — translation MYDQLKKLEAPEKVINNADKLLKPTSYDIRAYVGEPGNFFSDDAVFTPQSAEVIGKILGSQEFILKTGVRMSLKVGEAIVIGYDNGPTSEALAKAMAKGLMDMGVNVYDIGVASSGQVYQNQNQLGAIAHIQITRSHVEVTTNGAKFGISTQGVHTYLLEQMNTFLKEKYLVRNVPEEHKGITLNKKEEGRKAYYDKMISVYASYFKKRDNSMVCVNLFGGTGLQYKELFKQILGEHCSIIGTDIDVNSGQVLADPTRKEMLAKVPGLSEALKGGKRVHSFDLDADRGSITEGADALDSSADGHYLGDSLAFILADYKMKIAIPELMAKLQAEKVNDRNLKAIEKVCSRFYIDARYTGAVKQYVEDMGGETIFHPKGHSLWKETITANMKTISSLSGFTDIAEFAKETGYRDLQIEASLHMFSTDTDDGIPRDDAVENIFILEQIIDRLSINSLHAYFSSLPKRFTTKEIRTVAENNEKKDLITADAVKLIKNLFADRKGFDTTLFEGQIRVDFPEGFIMYGMSNTSPKLTFMAEGADMQMRNNALAFLLGIHNGLKEKYEDASPMDLAENSFFTNDKTFELNNPDIVTISDSRFMTFAAHCGIRPEDIKL, via the coding sequence ATGTATGACCAACTGAAAAAACTCGAAGCACCGGAAAAAGTTATAAATAATGCTGACAAACTGCTGAAACCAACCTCATATGATATACGGGCATACGTTGGAGAACCTGGAAATTTTTTCTCTGATGATGCTGTCTTCACTCCTCAGTCAGCAGAGGTGATAGGCAAAATACTAGGATCACAGGAATTCATACTTAAAACAGGCGTAAGAATGAGCCTCAAAGTCGGTGAAGCCATTGTCATAGGCTATGACAACGGTCCGACATCAGAAGCACTGGCAAAAGCCATGGCGAAGGGACTCATGGATATGGGTGTTAATGTATACGACATCGGTGTCGCATCCTCCGGTCAGGTCTACCAGAACCAGAACCAGCTAGGGGCAATTGCTCACATACAAATAACGCGCTCACATGTAGAGGTTACAACAAACGGTGCCAAATTCGGCATATCCACTCAGGGAGTGCACACATATCTGCTGGAGCAGATGAACACATTCCTTAAAGAGAAATACCTTGTACGAAACGTACCCGAAGAACACAAAGGCATCACCCTCAATAAAAAAGAAGAGGGGCGCAAAGCATATTATGACAAAATGATATCTGTTTATGCTTCTTATTTCAAAAAACGCGACAACTCCATGGTGTGTGTCAACTTGTTCGGCGGAACCGGACTCCAATACAAAGAACTGTTCAAACAGATACTCGGCGAGCATTGCTCCATAATAGGGACTGACATAGATGTAAACAGCGGACAGGTGCTCGCAGACCCGACCCGCAAAGAGATGCTGGCAAAAGTTCCCGGGCTTTCAGAAGCACTCAAAGGAGGGAAGAGAGTGCACTCTTTTGACCTGGACGCAGACAGAGGATCCATTACGGAAGGCGCAGACGCCCTTGACTCTTCCGCAGACGGACATTATCTCGGCGACTCCCTTGCCTTCATACTTGCAGACTACAAGATGAAGATAGCCATCCCTGAGCTGATGGCAAAACTGCAAGCAGAAAAAGTCAATGACAGAAACCTTAAGGCTATCGAAAAAGTGTGCAGCCGTTTCTATATCGATGCCAGATACACCGGAGCAGTTAAGCAGTATGTCGAAGATATGGGGGGAGAAACAATATTCCATCCGAAAGGGCACTCCCTCTGGAAAGAAACTATTACAGCCAATATGAAAACAATCTCCTCTTTGTCAGGATTTACAGACATTGCAGAATTCGCCAAAGAGACCGGATACAGAGACCTTCAGATTGAAGCAAGTCTTCATATGTTCTCGACTGACACTGATGACGGCATCCCAAGAGACGATGCTGTTGAAAATATATTTATACTTGAACAGATAATCGACAGGTTATCAATAAACTCTCTTCATGCTTATTTCAGCTCCCTGCCTAAAAGATTTACCACCAAAGAGATAAGAACCGTGGCAGAAAATAACGAAAAGAAAGATTTAATAACAGCAGACGCTGTTAAACTGATAAAAAACCTATTTGCAGACAGAAAAGGATTCGACACAACCCTGTTTGAAGGGCAGATAAGGGTTGATTTCCCCGAAGGATTCATAATGTACGGCATGTCCAACACTTCACCAAAGCTGACTTTCATGGCGGAAGGTGCAGACATGCAGATGCGTAATAATGCTCTGGCTTTCCTTTTGGGAATACATAACGGTTTAAAAGAGAAATACGAAGATGCGTCACCGATGGATCTTGCAGAGAACAGCTTTTTCACTAACGATAAAACTTTTGAACTTAACAATCCGGACATTGTCACAATATCGGACAGCAGATTCATGACTTTTGCCGCACACTGCGGGATACGCCCGGAAGATATTAAACTATAA
- a CDS encoding two-component system sensor histidine kinase NtrB, which translates to MIRYFILLILAAFIFSSVGVATLVYKGSTDVTQTQRDIDDAKASVILTGRFVEHLINERFEKLYSAAYAGDTTEILRALVSYTDFVAAAYGHRGAFTVGLMDSGFSVINSISSGTSVCPEGSIVNEEIAERLLNGDFYVGPVLSECAAEKDKGDAYLMFAVPVYNNNKFYGVVYEISTILDSVNSYKLLDYFSEEVSSRIILDDALHYKRDSENYRLLQLKGSLPDGDIVREGQKLIGFYSFYYGDIKLCLIYIRDNFVESFSFDCCPWVEKNKLLVFSSPLILLVILAILEMVHVNEKLGREIRERTEHLESMQKRYQRLFEIIPEYIVLYRQDGEIIECNGRFAQLLKGGNPIGANINFMIREKKRFAKMVSVVVKKGSAVPAEFLLAGRMSQVSVSIHSCIVDLDDKPAILSVMTDLTDYKKMQNTYYLAQKREVVGTIAAGMVHDFSNILQNISLQYSLMERSDADSHKEHMAKIKTILDGANKYLTSVLSYTKDTKDRYEIKSGREFVRNAVEMVESVLPADVLVEYVDAAGDIKIKAMQAKITQALINLCQNASDAMGGKGIIYVSTYVEKKPFGHFFCLSVKDSGVGIPPDVMDHIYKPFFTTKSERGTGLGLATVKQITLDMGGFIDVNSKSGEGTEFILMFSESK; encoded by the coding sequence ATGATAAGATATTTTATACTGCTCATTCTGGCAGCATTTATTTTTTCCTCAGTTGGCGTTGCTACTCTTGTTTATAAAGGTAGTACAGATGTAACCCAGACCCAGCGAGATATTGATGATGCGAAAGCATCAGTTATCCTGACAGGACGCTTTGTTGAGCACCTTATCAATGAAAGGTTTGAAAAACTTTATTCTGCTGCATATGCAGGCGATACAACGGAGATACTCCGAGCTCTTGTGTCATACACAGATTTCGTTGCTGCTGCCTATGGGCATAGGGGTGCTTTTACAGTGGGGCTTATGGACAGCGGCTTCAGTGTGATAAACAGCATCAGTTCAGGAACTTCTGTCTGCCCTGAGGGGAGTATTGTAAATGAGGAGATCGCTGAGCGTCTTTTGAACGGCGACTTTTATGTCGGTCCCGTGCTGAGTGAGTGTGCGGCAGAAAAGGATAAAGGTGATGCGTATCTTATGTTTGCTGTGCCTGTTTATAATAACAATAAGTTCTATGGTGTGGTGTACGAAATATCCACAATACTTGATTCGGTAAATAGTTATAAACTTCTTGATTATTTCTCTGAGGAGGTTTCCTCAAGAATAATACTTGACGATGCGCTGCATTACAAACGGGACTCTGAAAACTACCGTCTGCTGCAGCTGAAGGGGTCTCTGCCTGACGGGGATATTGTCAGAGAAGGTCAGAAATTGATTGGCTTTTACAGTTTTTATTACGGAGACATAAAGCTGTGTCTTATCTATATAAGAGATAACTTTGTTGAGAGTTTCAGCTTTGACTGCTGCCCCTGGGTAGAGAAGAATAAGCTACTTGTTTTTTCTTCCCCTCTCATCCTCCTTGTTATACTAGCCATTCTGGAGATGGTGCATGTTAATGAAAAACTCGGCAGAGAGATTCGCGAGCGCACAGAGCACTTGGAGAGTATGCAGAAGAGGTATCAGAGGCTGTTCGAGATTATTCCCGAATATATAGTGCTCTACAGGCAGGATGGTGAAATTATAGAGTGTAACGGTCGCTTTGCTCAGCTGCTGAAAGGGGGGAACCCGATAGGAGCAAATATTAATTTTATGATAAGAGAGAAGAAGCGTTTTGCAAAAATGGTGTCAGTTGTGGTTAAAAAAGGGTCGGCTGTTCCGGCGGAGTTTCTGCTGGCGGGAAGGATGTCTCAGGTCAGTGTTTCTATTCATTCCTGTATTGTCGATCTCGACGATAAGCCTGCTATACTGTCTGTTATGACGGATCTTACTGATTATAAAAAGATGCAGAATACTTATTATCTGGCGCAGAAACGTGAGGTGGTCGGTACGATTGCAGCCGGTATGGTACATGATTTCAGTAATATCCTTCAGAATATCTCCCTTCAGTACAGCCTTATGGAACGCTCAGATGCGGATTCACACAAAGAGCATATGGCAAAAATAAAAACTATTCTGGACGGGGCTAATAAGTATCTGACGAGCGTGCTTAGTTATACTAAAGACACTAAGGATCGGTATGAGATAAAATCCGGCAGAGAGTTTGTGCGTAATGCAGTTGAGATGGTGGAGAGTGTTTTACCGGCAGATGTGCTTGTTGAATATGTTGATGCCGCCGGAGATATAAAGATAAAAGCAATGCAGGCTAAAATTACTCAGGCTCTCATTAATCTTTGCCAGAATGCATCCGATGCTATGGGCGGCAAAGGGATAATATATGTTTCAACCTATGTTGAGAAAAAACCTTTTGGACATTTCTTTTGTTTGAGCGTTAAAGACAGCGGAGTGGGAATACCGCCGGATGTCATGGATCATATATATAAACCGTTTTTCACAACCAAAAGCGAGCGTGGAACCGGGCTGGGGCTTGCCACTGTGAAGCAGATAACCCTTGATATGGGCGGGTTCATAGACGTAAACAGCAAATCCGGCGAAGGCACAGAATTTATATTAATGTTTTCGGAGTCAAAATGA
- the glnE gene encoding bifunctional [glutamate--ammonia ligase]-adenylyl-L-tyrosine phosphorylase/[glutamate--ammonia-ligase] adenylyltransferase, which yields MSSRQDIIRANASEAGLSERSTEALSTVGKHSEFIGVWLVNNIEGLIEAESKFCGERNRETILNDLLSADIYAMSPDEFIAYMRRFKMIEYTAIAASDLYFNKSVEEVTAHVSAFASAACQCAYLYSMRELSEIHGKPVDDDGDEIGFCVVGLGKLGGWELNFSSDIDIIYVYGTDKGKTDGADPIETHVFFSRLSEKLTRYIGERTQDGIVFRVDLRLRPDGDRGAICLPVNSYELYYESHGQSWERMMLLKARVVAGDESVGAGFIERVRPFVFRRSMDFKLLSELKEVKRKINKRVELKGKNIKHVKLGYGGIREIEFVVQTFQILYFPKFPAVFSRNTLKGLDKLRECGIMDRETVIVLSEHYRFLRRLEHMVQIENERQTHIVPEDSPTYDLYLERCGFSCDTDFQHAYSEVTQRVNDEFAKLFSDDNTTDDNILAIFDNELTDEDAAHILREIGIKDPIDSVKAVRRIVHGNKNRPRLKSDRSVLKVLLPVILRELKSRDDAYQILITFERLLIKASTIYMLHDIFISAPKVLNRLINVFSYSSYLTNMILSHIDLLDYVYDPKETTYDAAEVSSDLWKLTEKYRGDVELELETACIRHRSYIFNIGYAYLNKTINVIDMMRSLTELAKGTVDFAFRTVYEQLLERYGVPRRKDGEECRYLLIGMGKVGSIEMSFGSDIDMVFLFEEQGETDGKKSVTNMEFFSKLVQRANSFLNTFTRNGFLYKTDMRLRPSGSSGTLVVSMHGFEDYQKKSAMVWEKQALLRSSVINHYSPLLEEFKRIKEDVLFTCKLDDDGVQEVYDMRMRIEKEKGLPYEKNNIKAGYGGLLDIEFIAQMLQLKYGCQHSSFRTPNTHDALHSFRKQGLIKDRDFYSLHKGYLFFRHLENLVRIYENSDTSILPKSDELRGKIGNFYGFKTDGAVTLMAEYQNIRRAVRAAFNRIFERISNEDNADS from the coding sequence ATGAGCAGCAGACAGGATATTATAAGAGCAAATGCATCAGAGGCGGGGTTGTCAGAGAGGTCTACAGAAGCACTCAGCACGGTTGGAAAGCATTCAGAATTTATTGGAGTATGGCTGGTAAACAACATCGAGGGGCTTATAGAAGCCGAGAGCAAATTTTGCGGGGAGAGGAACAGGGAAACCATTCTGAACGATCTGTTGTCTGCGGATATATATGCTATGTCTCCGGATGAGTTTATCGCTTATATGCGCAGATTCAAGATGATAGAGTATACAGCCATTGCGGCTTCTGATCTGTATTTCAATAAAAGCGTTGAGGAAGTAACCGCTCATGTCTCCGCGTTTGCTTCTGCGGCCTGTCAGTGTGCATACCTTTACAGCATGAGAGAGCTTTCTGAAATTCACGGGAAGCCTGTGGATGACGATGGGGATGAGATAGGTTTTTGTGTGGTCGGACTGGGTAAGCTTGGGGGGTGGGAGCTTAATTTCAGTTCAGACATAGATATTATATATGTTTACGGCACTGACAAAGGCAAAACTGATGGTGCCGACCCCATAGAAACACACGTGTTTTTCAGCCGTCTGTCAGAGAAGCTTACAAGATATATCGGTGAAAGGACACAGGACGGCATTGTTTTTCGTGTCGATCTGCGCCTGCGTCCCGACGGTGACAGAGGTGCGATATGCCTTCCGGTGAACAGCTATGAGCTGTACTACGAATCCCACGGGCAGAGCTGGGAGAGAATGATGCTTCTCAAGGCAAGGGTCGTCGCAGGTGACGAGTCTGTGGGGGCAGGGTTTATTGAGCGTGTGCGCCCGTTTGTTTTCAGACGCAGTATGGACTTTAAGCTTCTCTCCGAACTGAAAGAGGTGAAAAGAAAGATCAACAAACGTGTGGAGCTTAAAGGTAAAAACATAAAGCATGTTAAGCTCGGATACGGAGGCATCAGAGAGATCGAGTTTGTCGTTCAGACTTTTCAGATCCTTTACTTTCCGAAGTTCCCCGCTGTCTTCAGCAGAAATACGCTCAAAGGGCTGGATAAGCTCCGGGAGTGCGGGATTATGGACAGAGAAACGGTTATAGTTCTTTCTGAGCACTACCGCTTCCTCCGCAGACTCGAGCATATGGTTCAGATAGAAAATGAAAGACAGACACATATCGTTCCTGAAGATTCGCCGACTTATGACCTTTATCTTGAACGCTGCGGTTTCTCCTGCGACACTGATTTTCAGCATGCATATTCTGAAGTGACTCAGCGGGTTAATGACGAATTTGCGAAACTTTTCAGTGATGACAACACCACGGACGATAATATTCTCGCTATATTTGACAATGAACTCACAGACGAAGATGCAGCGCATATCCTTCGTGAAATAGGTATAAAAGACCCGATCGACAGCGTAAAGGCTGTGCGGAGGATAGTGCACGGCAACAAGAACAGGCCCAGACTTAAAAGTGACAGAAGCGTTCTGAAAGTTTTGCTCCCTGTCATACTCCGCGAGCTGAAAAGCAGAGATGATGCGTATCAGATACTTATTACATTTGAACGATTACTGATAAAAGCATCAACGATATATATGCTTCACGATATCTTTATATCTGCACCAAAAGTCCTGAATCGTCTGATCAATGTGTTTTCATACAGTTCTTATCTGACAAATATGATTCTCTCTCACATTGATTTGCTGGACTATGTTTACGACCCGAAAGAGACAACATACGATGCTGCGGAGGTAAGCTCTGACCTATGGAAGCTTACAGAGAAATACAGAGGAGATGTTGAACTGGAGCTCGAAACGGCATGTATACGGCACCGGTCTTATATCTTTAACATCGGCTACGCTTATCTGAATAAAACAATAAATGTCATAGACATGATGCGTTCACTGACAGAGCTTGCAAAAGGTACTGTGGATTTTGCATTCCGCACAGTTTACGAGCAACTGCTTGAGCGGTATGGGGTTCCCAGAAGGAAAGACGGCGAAGAGTGTCGTTACCTTCTGATAGGAATGGGTAAAGTCGGCAGTATAGAGATGAGCTTCGGGTCTGATATTGACATGGTTTTTCTCTTTGAGGAGCAGGGGGAGACTGACGGGAAAAAATCGGTGACCAACATGGAGTTTTTCTCAAAGCTTGTTCAGCGTGCCAACTCCTTTCTTAATACTTTTACCCGCAACGGCTTTTTGTATAAGACAGATATGCGCCTTCGCCCCAGTGGTTCAAGTGGAACTCTGGTTGTCAGTATGCACGGCTTTGAGGATTATCAGAAGAAATCTGCAATGGTGTGGGAGAAACAAGCTCTTCTGCGTTCCAGTGTTATAAATCATTATTCCCCGCTTTTAGAAGAGTTTAAAAGGATAAAGGAAGATGTCCTTTTTACATGCAAACTGGATGACGATGGTGTGCAGGAAGTCTATGATATGCGCATGCGGATTGAAAAAGAAAAAGGGCTTCCCTATGAGAAGAACAACATCAAAGCAGGCTACGGCGGGCTTCTGGACATAGAGTTTATAGCGCAGATGCTCCAGCTCAAATACGGCTGTCAGCACAGTTCTTTCCGCACTCCGAACACCCACGATGCTCTCCATTCCTTCCGTAAGCAGGGACTTATAAAGGATCGTGACTTTTACTCTCTGCACAAAGGATACCTCTTTTTCAGACATCTGGAAAATCTTGTACGCATATATGAAAATTCAGACACGTCAATACTCCCGAAAAGCGACGAACTCAGGGGCAAGATAGGGAATTTCTACGGGTTTAAAACTGACGGGGCAGTGACACTAATGGCTGAATATCAGAACATCAGGCGTGCTGTTCGGGCGGCATTTAACAGAATATTTGAAAGGATCAGCAATGAAGATAATGCAGATTCTTGA